The uncultured Dysgonomonas sp. genome contains the following window.
GGAACTTTTAAAAACAAATGATTCTCAATATAAAGCTTACTCGGAAGATTCAGTGGAATTTAAACCAGAAATAGATAATTTAGGTTATCTGACAATGTTTGTTCATTTACCAAGAGGGAAAGCGAATGTTTTTTTTAAGACAGACACAAAAAGAGGATTATCAGGTCAGGTTGAACTTAAATTGATTGGAGTTTCCCGAGATAGCATAGACCGTAGTTGGAAATGGTTTAATACTAACGAATTATCAAAAGAAGATAATAAAAAATATATAAAATGTTTTGAATCTGAAATCTTAGATAAACTTGGTAAATGGAAAAGCAAATAAACTAATTTAATTATCTCATGATAACCGAACCCCGCCTATATCCTTTATAAGCGGGGTTTATTTTATCTATATTTCAAGGAATACATACGTCTGATAATAAATGTTTTATGAAGTTCACTATTTAGAAAAGTGAACCTACTTTTTGTATGCCTGCCTAGTTTTAGCATGCTGAATTAGTCCATCAATCGAATACATGATACACTTTTTATCCTCCTCCGGCAGTTTCTGTATAGATACCACCTTATCCAGCAATACATCCGTATTCCCTACCAGGTAATCCAGCGATACCCCCAACACCTGCGCCAGCTTCGCCGCCACTTCCACCGAAGGAGTCGCTTCCCCCCGCTCGCGCAGACGTCCCGTCTGAGTGTTGCGTAGCAATAATTATAATCCTGTCGGTATCATCATCGGCAGGATTATTTATCTATAATATACCTACCCAATTCTTCTTATCCCAAACTCAATATACTCACTTCCTTTCTTTACAATTTCTGTTTCAACGATAGCCTTACGAATAAGCTTGTCGTTGAAACCATATTTCTTGCTTAAGATATCTTGAGTTGGTTTTACCGGGTTATCCCAATCAGACAGAGAGTTACTGAAGCCGAATTTGAAATGGATCTCATAAGGTGGTTCGGGTATCTTTATTTTAGGCAATAGCCAAAGCAGGGTATTCTCATATTGCTTGTATTTCTCTGTTTTGAATCGTTTACCTTTCCATACTTCGTTAACAGACAGAGGTTTTATATTTTTAGAAAAAGTTAAATAATGGCAGATAAACATCCAAATAACAAGAAAAACGTATATTGCAAGTATTAAACTTAAATCTTTTGCCAAATATACACATTCAATAGGAATTGATCTGGTGATTTTCGGTTCATCCTATCAAAGATATTACTGTAATGTATAATCAATCTGAAAAAGATATTTTATTTGAGCTGCAAAAAGGTTCGCACAAAGCTTTTGAGGAAATGTTTCATAGATATGGTGGTAAACTATACAATTTTGTCTTGAAGCTAGCCTCCGGAGATACCTATATAGCGGAAGAAATCGTTCAAAGTACCTTTGTTAAAGTGTGGGAAACTCACACATCTGTGAATCCGGAAAAATCATTTGTCTCTTATCTGTGCACCATTGCAAAAAACAGATTGATGAACCAATATGAACACCAAACAATAGAATATATTTACAGAAATTATATTTTGAAGAACTATCCGGAAGCTAATAATCATAATCAGACTGAGCGGGATATAAATAAAAATTTATTAGAGGAATATATTGACAAGCTGATAGAGAAAATGCCTCCCGTAAGAAAACAAGTTTTTATATTAAGCTGGAAGAAGATGCTCTCAAACAAAGAGATTGCTGAAAAACTCGAGATATCGGAAAGCACAGTACAGACTCACATGTCGAAAGCTCTTTCATTTATGAGAGAACATCTGGCAAAACATTACGATCACATATTATTGATTTTATTAACCTCCTCTTTTGTTAATTAAACTAAATGCGATAGAGGATTTTCAATAGTTCACTGTATATATAATTTAAAATGCATTATAACAAATTTACGCTAAATGGATAAAAAAGATTGTCTGGACATATTTGAACGCTATATATCTGGAACAGCATCAACAGAAGAGATCATGCGATTAAAGTCATTTTTAGAAAATGACATAAATCTTAATCGTTGGTTGGAGAATCATATAACAAACGCATCTGATGTTATTGATCCAAATATAAAAATGAAGATGTTAAAGAATATACAGGCACAGACCAATTATAATACTATTGCGGATATTCCGGTAAATAAAGAAAATAAAGGACTTAGATTCTACATGAAGCGGATTTCCAATGTCGCAGCCATATTACTGCCTTTCGTTATTCTCGTAAGTGCATATTTATATTTTAAACCTCAACAAACCGAATCTTTTGAAGTCGTAGCAAATAAAGGAGAAAAAGCAAGCCTTACATTACCCGAGGGCAGTGCAGTGACTATAAATTCCGATTCCAAGATCACATATTATAGCGATTACAACCAAAAAGAAAGGATTCTTGAACTCGATGGTGAGGCTTACTTCGAAGTAAACCATAATCCGGAGAAACCTTTTGTGGTTAATTGTAAGGATATAGCAATAACGGTACTGGGAACAAGTTTCGGAATAAAAGCGTATAAAGATGAAGATAATATACAGATTGTCTTAAGTTCAGGAAGAATACAACTGACAACACCTAAAGAAGAAATAGAGATGACACCTAACGACCGCATAATATATAACAGGAAAACACAAACAACATCTTTCAAAAAAGTCAATGCCGAAGATTATACCGATTGGAGGCAAAACCGTCTCCGATTCGAAAATGAGTCATTGGAAACGATAATGAAAACAATCTCACGAATGCACAATATAGATATAGTATTCGAAGAGCCGCAGTTGAAAGACCAGCGATTTACAGGAACTATCGACAACACGAGTATAGAAAGTGTACTGGATGCAATAAAACTAACATCTTCAGTAGGTTATAAACTGAAAGACGGAATTGTTTATTTATACAAAAAATAGCTAAGTATACAGGAATTATAGAACAATCGAGACGGCAGTACATATGTTCTGCCGTTTTTCAGTCTTTGATCAAATTGGTTAACAAAAGTTAAATAAAGAAAGATGAGTAGTGGAAAAATAACGGACACCTGTATACATTATAAATAGATGAAAATCTATATGCCTTACATTTGAATTTATTGTTACTAATTAAATCTAATTCTCTATGGAAATGACGATTCTACTGTGCCCAAAGCGAATCTTGCACATTCTGCTTATGCTACTTATATCGGGTAGTGTATTTTCGCAAATTACGGTTGACATCAAAAAGAAGCCTATTAAAGAGGCCTTAAAAGAAATCGAGAGTAAAAGCTCCTTCAAATTCTTTTATAATAACGATTTGAAGGGGTTGGACAAAGTCGTTTCACTAAAAGTATCGGACGATAACATTGATTCTACACTCAATCAGTTATTCACCGACAGTGAAATAAGTTATCAGAAACAAGATAATAATATCATATTACTTGTTCAAAAAAAAGACGAGACTACAAAAAAAAACCAAAAAGAAATTACAGGAGTCATTAAAGATGCTATCGGCGACCCACTTATTGGAGTTAGCATTACCGAAAAAGGAACAACAAACGGAATGATGACGGATGTAGATGGGAAATTTTCTCTCACAGTATCATCCGGTGCAGTATTGCAGATATCCTATATTGGATTTAAAGCACAGGATATTCCTGTTGGCAACCAGACAGCTTTGATTATCACCCTGCTCGAAGACGAAAAGATGCTGGATGAAGTTATAGTAGTTGGTTATGGAACGTCCTCGAAACGAATGCTAACCACTGCTATCAGCAAACTTGACGGAAAAACGCTGGAGAGCAAACCTATCAATACTGTTGGTGACGGATTGAAAGGAAAAGTATCGGGTGTACGCGTCTTCACTACCGACAATCAGCCCGGAGCAGGCCCTACATTTCGTATTCGCGGAGGTTCTTCCATCAACAAAAGTAATTCTCCTCTTGTATTGGTCGATGGAGTAGAACGAGATATAGTGGGATTGAACCCCAACGATATCGAATCCATCTCTGCACTTAAAGATGCCGCTTCAACAGCTATTTACGGGGCCAAAGCATCGAACGGTGTTATTATGATAACCACAAAGAAAGGGACAAGCAGCGCACCTACTATTACCTTCGAAGCCAGTGTAGCTCATCAGGAGAAAGTACAGAGTTTCAAGACTATGAATTCTGCCGATTTTATATCTACTATGCGTAAAGCTGTGGCCGAAGGCAAATATCCGGAACGTAATTTTGCAAATAATTATGCGGCAAGCTCCGGCAATACCGAAAGCAGTATCTATACAACTCGCTATCTTGGCGAGGGTGAATCTATTCCTTCCGGATATAAATCGATGGTAGATCCGCTCGATCCGACCAAGACTCTGATATTTCAGGATAATAATTTTATGGATCGCTATTTTAAGTCGGCAGTATGGCAAAATTATCATTTGAATGCTATCGGCGGAAACGACCGGGTGAAATATAACTTTAGTCTGGGTTATACTGACGATGCGGGTATTGCTATTGCTACCGGATATAAGCGTTTTACGGTACATGGCAATACGGAGTTCAAGATAACCGACAACCTCTCGGTGGAAGGTGCGTACGATTATTCCGAAAATGTTACGGAAGATTTACCGGATAATAAAACTACTTTCCTACAACGTACTTTTTCCATACCGAATGTTCAGCGGGTATTCTGGCCCGATAGCGATATCCCCGTGCATAGTATCAACAAAACAACTATTGCACCCGATTGGTATGCACATTATTACAGCCGTCAGCGTACCCAGAAGTATACAACTGTAAATGCGACCCTCACATGGCGGCCGTTCAACGATTTGAAGATTGTAGCCAAAGGTACCAATTCTGATCGCTATTCCCGTTACGATGGTTTTATAAAAGAAACGAATTATAAAGACCCGCGTTCTGCGACTGCCACATTTACATCCACTACAAGGAGGAATGTGCAATTGTATGCCAACTACCTGAAAACATTTGCAGAAAAGCACAATATCAATCTGATGGCAGGTACGGAATATCAGAAAACTTTTTCCGATGCTCTGTCTGCTGCTGCCGAGGGTGGCGCATCCGATCTGATACCGACTCTGGCTGCCCAGCCGACAATAACTTCCGCTTCCAGTGGTAAGACCAGGCAGGCATTGTTAAGCTATTTTGGCCGTGCAAACTATTCTTTCAAAGATCGTTATCTGGTTTCAGCTACATTACGTGCCGATGGCTCTTCTGTCTTTGCAAAGAAAAACCGTTGGGGATATTTCCCTTCCGCATCGGCAGCATGGATAGTATCCGAAGAAGATTTCATGAAGGATTTTCCAGTTGTCAATAGTCTGAAACTACGCAGTAGTCTGGGGCAGACAGGAAACAACAGTATCGACCTGTTCGATGCCACAGGATCATACAATGTAAATAATAAGTATGACGGTATGGCGGCATTGTATGCAGATGTAATGGGTAATGAAAATCTGAAATGGGAAACTACTACACAGTTCGACGTGGGTATAGATGTAGAATTGGTGAAGAACAGGATTTCGTTCAGTGCCGACTATTATAACAAAGTTACCGACGACCTGATATTATCAATGACATTGCCTAATACAACCGGATTCAATTCTGTAAATGTCAACACCGGGAAAGTAAGGTTCTATGGCTTCGACTTCGAATTGCATACCCGCAATATTGAAACGAAAGATTTCTCATGGACTACCGATTTCACCTATTCCTACAATAAAAACAAAATACTCAGATTGCCGGACAATGGTTTACCAAAAAACCGGATGAATGGCCGGGTAATAGGTGGCGGATATGATTATATCGGCGGGTATTACGAAGGTGGTAGCTTAGGCGAATTGTGGGGCTACAAAGTAAAAGGAATACTTGAAACAGAAGAACAGGCCGACAATGCATATTACGATACCCGTTCCCTTGGCTTCCGCTCGTCGGACGGGAAAAATATTACCGGACGAAAAGCTGTCGGCGATTACGAATGGGTAAACAGGGAAGGCAGTACACTGCGTGCCGATGGAAGTGTCCAGATCGACGATGAAGACCAGTTCCTTTTGGGAAATACAATCCCGCACAGTACCGGAGGTATCGGAAATACATTCACCTATAAAAAATTCTCATTGTATATATACCTCGATTATCAGATAGGTAGTTCTGTATTCAACTATCAGTACGGAAACTTCTTCAAAGGGACATTTGCTTACAATTACAACCTTCACGAAGACGTGAAAAAATCATGGACCAAGCCGGGTGATAATACAAAGTTCGCCAAATTCTTTGCCAATGATGCAGATGATGGTAACCGCAACTACGGAAGGACAAGTGATGTGATGGTACAGAAAGCTGATTATCTCTGTATCCGTGATATAACTCTCTCGTATGATCTGTCTGCGAAGTTCTTGCAGGCATTGAGAATCAAAAAACTGAACGTGTATCTGTCAGGTAGCAACCTCCACTATTTTACCAAGCTGGTAGGTATTCCACCCGAAAATGCCGTAAGTACGACGAATAGTTCCAGTTATTCTCCATATCCTACTTCCCGTAAGATTTCTATAGGAGCAAAAGTTACCTTTTAGTATATAACCGAAAAATATAAAATAATGAAACGCATTACAATAATTTCAATCATCTGTTTGGCTCTTGCTTCCTGCGATCTGCTCGACATAGATCAGAATACGAAAGTCACAACGGGAACTGCATGGTCGACTGAAAATTCGGCTAAGGCGAATGTTACAGGCATGTATTATCGCATGCGGAGCGCTTTCAGCCAGGGATTTATCTATTGGGGCGAGTATCGCAATGGTCTCTGGGGCCCCGGACGGGTTATCGGTAGCCACGAGCCGTTTACCACCTGCTATACGAGTACGCTGAACGCCAGTAATGATATGGCTAACTGGGCGGATATTTATACTACTATCAATCAAGCTAATCTGGTAATAACCCATCTGCCTGATGTGACATTCGCATCACAATCCGAAAAGAACGAAGCATTGGCCGGAGCTTATTATGTACGGGCATTCTGCTACTACTGGATCGCACGCATATGGGGAGATGCCCCGCTTGAACTGATCCCTTACGAGTCGATAGAAAGCAACCAGTATTCGTCACGGTCATCGGTAGCCGATGTATTTGCACAAGTAGAAGCGGATATATCGAGTGCAAGAGGGCTGATGCCGATAACGGCTACTTCGAAAACAACAGCGTCCTATGCCTCAGTAGAAATGCTCACTGCCGATTATTACCTTTGGAAGTACAAATTACGTGATGGTTCGGCAAACGACCTTGAGGTAGCAGCGACAGCAGTAGCTAATGTTCTCGGGGCAAGTGGTTACGATCTGGAATCTAACTTTGCAAGTGTCTTCACCAGCGACAGTAATAGTGAGGTTATTTTCAAATGGCCATACATCAAGGATGAGTATGAAGGTGGTTACCCTTACGATTACCTTTACAATTCTACAAATATACCTGTCGAATATCATGAAAATCCGGTACCTATTTATACATCGCGTCAGCAATGGGTAAATATCACTGTAGAATATGCCGAATACCTTTATTCTGTTCCTACCGATACCAGAGCTGCTACAAGTTACGGCTATCTGGAAACCATAAATAAAGGTTGGGTGAATAAGTTCCCGGGACATATGATAGAATCTGCCCGCGTTCTCGACTCGGATATTAATGCATATCGCTTTGCCGATGCCATCTTCTTCGATGCCGAAATAAAGCTTGCACAAAACGATATCAGTGGAGCAAGAAATACTCTGAACAGGATTGCAAAAAGAGCCTACGGTGTTGATAACTATTATGCAAGGCTATCATCGGCAGATGATGTGAAGAATGCTATTGTGGCCGAACGAAAAAAAGAATTCGTTGGCGAAGGCCGCCTGTGGTGGGACTTTATACGTCTGGGTGTAATTTTCGACGAATGCTCTTGGCTGCAAGGACGCGAAAATGCCAAAAATATCCTGCTATGGCCTGTACATAATTCATCACTTAATTCAAATCCGAATATCAAACAGACAGACGGTTACTAACGATAAAATATAAATAACATGAAACAATCTCATATTATAAAGGCAATAATACTGCCTTTACTGGCCGGGCTATGCTTGTTATCCTGCGAGGATGACCAGAGCGCTTCGGGATTCCAGTCCTTAAATTACGTCAAGGTAAAAGCTTCAATCTATAATGTGGACTTCAACCGTCAGGGAAATTCACTCACTTCGGGATCGGATGCCATATTGCTGACCGTATCGCCATCGAGTGAAGAAATAGAGCTTTCTACTTCAGATGATTGGTGTCATGCCCAGATTTCCAAATCGGGAAGTGATATACTACTGAAGATAACCGCCGATCCCAATACAGGGGGGCAACGTGCTGCCAAAGTATACGCTATGGCCGGAAGGGGCGCCGATAAATCGGGTGCTATTATAAATATTAGTCAGGAAACATCTTTTGTAGTTCCTAAAGTAGAGGTTGATAAAGATGTTGTAATATTTGACAAATATGGTGGAGAAGAAGCAATAACTATTACAACAAATCTTGCTTCATGGAACTATCAGGTATCAAATCTGCCAGGTGAATCAGGCAGTACAGACTGGTGTCAAACGGTTAAAGACGGAAACATACTTAGGTTGACTATACCGGAA
Protein-coding sequences here:
- a CDS encoding FecR domain-containing protein; the encoded protein is MDKKDCLDIFERYISGTASTEEIMRLKSFLENDINLNRWLENHITNASDVIDPNIKMKMLKNIQAQTNYNTIADIPVNKENKGLRFYMKRISNVAAILLPFVILVSAYLYFKPQQTESFEVVANKGEKASLTLPEGSAVTINSDSKITYYSDYNQKERILELDGEAYFEVNHNPEKPFVVNCKDIAITVLGTSFGIKAYKDEDNIQIVLSSGRIQLTTPKEEIEMTPNDRIIYNRKTQTTSFKKVNAEDYTDWRQNRLRFENESLETIMKTISRMHNIDIVFEEPQLKDQRFTGTIDNTSIESVLDAIKLTSSVGYKLKDGIVYLYKK
- a CDS encoding RNA polymerase sigma-70 factor; this translates as MYNQSEKDILFELQKGSHKAFEEMFHRYGGKLYNFVLKLASGDTYIAEEIVQSTFVKVWETHTSVNPEKSFVSYLCTIAKNRLMNQYEHQTIEYIYRNYILKNYPEANNHNQTERDINKNLLEEYIDKLIEKMPPVRKQVFILSWKKMLSNKEIAEKLEISESTVQTHMSKALSFMREHLAKHYDHILLILLTSSFVN
- a CDS encoding helix-turn-helix transcriptional regulator, which codes for MLRNTQTGRLRERGEATPSVEVAAKLAQVLGVSLDYLVGNTDVLLDKVVSIQKLPEEDKKCIMYSIDGLIQHAKTRQAYKK
- a CDS encoding TonB-dependent receptor → MEMTILLCPKRILHILLMLLISGSVFSQITVDIKKKPIKEALKEIESKSSFKFFYNNDLKGLDKVVSLKVSDDNIDSTLNQLFTDSEISYQKQDNNIILLVQKKDETTKKNQKEITGVIKDAIGDPLIGVSITEKGTTNGMMTDVDGKFSLTVSSGAVLQISYIGFKAQDIPVGNQTALIITLLEDEKMLDEVIVVGYGTSSKRMLTTAISKLDGKTLESKPINTVGDGLKGKVSGVRVFTTDNQPGAGPTFRIRGGSSINKSNSPLVLVDGVERDIVGLNPNDIESISALKDAASTAIYGAKASNGVIMITTKKGTSSAPTITFEASVAHQEKVQSFKTMNSADFISTMRKAVAEGKYPERNFANNYAASSGNTESSIYTTRYLGEGESIPSGYKSMVDPLDPTKTLIFQDNNFMDRYFKSAVWQNYHLNAIGGNDRVKYNFSLGYTDDAGIAIATGYKRFTVHGNTEFKITDNLSVEGAYDYSENVTEDLPDNKTTFLQRTFSIPNVQRVFWPDSDIPVHSINKTTIAPDWYAHYYSRQRTQKYTTVNATLTWRPFNDLKIVAKGTNSDRYSRYDGFIKETNYKDPRSATATFTSTTRRNVQLYANYLKTFAEKHNINLMAGTEYQKTFSDALSAAAEGGASDLIPTLAAQPTITSASSGKTRQALLSYFGRANYSFKDRYLVSATLRADGSSVFAKKNRWGYFPSASAAWIVSEEDFMKDFPVVNSLKLRSSLGQTGNNSIDLFDATGSYNVNNKYDGMAALYADVMGNENLKWETTTQFDVGIDVELVKNRISFSADYYNKVTDDLILSMTLPNTTGFNSVNVNTGKVRFYGFDFELHTRNIETKDFSWTTDFTYSYNKNKILRLPDNGLPKNRMNGRVIGGGYDYIGGYYEGGSLGELWGYKVKGILETEEQADNAYYDTRSLGFRSSDGKNITGRKAVGDYEWVNREGSTLRADGSVQIDDEDQFLLGNTIPHSTGGIGNTFTYKKFSLYIYLDYQIGSSVFNYQYGNFFKGTFAYNYNLHEDVKKSWTKPGDNTKFAKFFANDADDGNRNYGRTSDVMVQKADYLCIRDITLSYDLSAKFLQALRIKKLNVYLSGSNLHYFTKLVGIPPENAVSTTNSSSYSPYPTSRKISIGAKVTF
- a CDS encoding RagB/SusD family nutrient uptake outer membrane protein, producing MKRITIISIICLALASCDLLDIDQNTKVTTGTAWSTENSAKANVTGMYYRMRSAFSQGFIYWGEYRNGLWGPGRVIGSHEPFTTCYTSTLNASNDMANWADIYTTINQANLVITHLPDVTFASQSEKNEALAGAYYVRAFCYYWIARIWGDAPLELIPYESIESNQYSSRSSVADVFAQVEADISSARGLMPITATSKTTASYASVEMLTADYYLWKYKLRDGSANDLEVAATAVANVLGASGYDLESNFASVFTSDSNSEVIFKWPYIKDEYEGGYPYDYLYNSTNIPVEYHENPVPIYTSRQQWVNITVEYAEYLYSVPTDTRAATSYGYLETINKGWVNKFPGHMIESARVLDSDINAYRFADAIFFDAEIKLAQNDISGARNTLNRIAKRAYGVDNYYARLSSADDVKNAIVAERKKEFVGEGRLWWDFIRLGVIFDECSWLQGRENAKNILLWPVHNSSLNSNPNIKQTDGY